In Opitutaceae bacterium TAV5, one genomic interval encodes:
- a CDS encoding pseudouridine synthase, translating into MIAAEEIAVWTVFEDERLLVIDKPGDVVCHPSKAGPWSSLAGAVREAKGLEKAHLVFRLDRETSGVVVFAKDERMASRLQRAMQERRVRKNYLAILDGDLPATGAAGATGVAAAGEITVDQPLGDDISSPVYVKTCVRPDGKPAVSHFAMLARGGGFTLVRVRLETGRKHQIRAHARWLGAPVAGDKIYGPDERIYLDFIDTGYTPALAARLHLPRQALHCAEIDFSEVGPGLPPVLRAPLAPDLRTFARERMGLAEGTLTLIGAL; encoded by the coding sequence ATGATCGCGGCGGAGGAAATCGCGGTATGGACGGTGTTCGAGGACGAGCGGTTGCTGGTCATCGACAAACCCGGTGACGTGGTCTGCCATCCATCGAAGGCCGGTCCGTGGTCGAGCCTCGCCGGAGCGGTGCGGGAGGCGAAGGGGCTGGAGAAGGCGCATCTGGTCTTCCGGCTCGACCGGGAGACCAGCGGGGTGGTGGTGTTTGCGAAAGACGAGCGGATGGCCAGCCGGTTGCAGCGCGCGATGCAGGAGCGCCGCGTGCGGAAAAATTACCTGGCGATTCTGGACGGCGATCTGCCGGCGACGGGCGCAGCCGGCGCGACAGGCGTGGCGGCGGCCGGCGAGATCACCGTGGATCAGCCGCTGGGCGACGACATCTCGAGCCCGGTTTATGTAAAAACCTGTGTGCGGCCGGACGGGAAACCGGCGGTCTCGCATTTTGCGATGCTGGCGCGCGGGGGCGGATTCACGCTGGTGCGCGTGCGTCTGGAGACGGGCCGCAAACACCAGATCCGCGCGCATGCCCGCTGGCTGGGCGCGCCGGTGGCCGGCGACAAGATCTACGGCCCCGACGAGCGCATCTACCTGGATTTTATCGACACCGGTTACACGCCGGCGCTGGCGGCGCGGCTGCACCTGCCACGGCAGGCGTTGCACTGTGCGGAGATCGATTTTTCGGAAGTCGGCCCCGGCCTGCCGCCGGTGCTGCGCGCTCCGCTGGCGCCGGACCTGCGGACCTTCGCCCGCGAGCGGATGGGGCTGGCGGAAGGGACGCTGACGCTGATCGGCGCGTTGTGA
- a CDS encoding DNA helicase, which produces MPDDSSASARSLRRPRRDDRDRGDRFGSDGASGAPGALVGRVPPHSVEAEEYLLSCCLLDGGDVISRCLEGKVLAKSFYVPANQVIFSKLIELYNKGSAIDLAVLAEELKTSRQLDEIGGYAYLTRISGSIPTTAQAGYFIEKVRELHLLREIIRAATHAVENCYEYTGGLQEFVDKVEQDIFRVTQERVGDGARSMREPTREAMTVVNKMFMKRGELTGVSTGFKDLDRFMFGLQKQEMIVLAGRPSCGKTSLAMNIAEHAALPLKGAGVATLVFSLEMSAAQLALRLLCSRSRVNMHLLRDGLLSKNGDDHQRLLQVADEFTNSPLFVDDSSALTIMELRAKARRLAARQPLGLIIVDYLQLISPTDPKVPREQQVAEASRGLKALAKELDVPVIVLAQLNRSAEKESRTPRLSDLRESGSIEQDADVVLMLSRPRDADDKFQVAGDKMELYVAKNRNGEVGETTLTFLKNITRFENYTP; this is translated from the coding sequence ATGCCCGACGACTCCTCCGCCTCAGCCCGCAGCCTGCGCCGACCACGTCGCGATGACCGCGACCGCGGCGATCGCTTCGGCAGCGACGGCGCTTCCGGCGCTCCTGGCGCGCTCGTCGGCCGCGTGCCGCCGCACTCGGTCGAGGCCGAGGAGTACCTGCTTTCGTGCTGCCTGCTCGATGGCGGCGACGTCATCTCGCGCTGCCTGGAAGGCAAGGTGCTCGCGAAGTCGTTTTATGTTCCGGCCAACCAGGTCATCTTTTCCAAGCTGATCGAGCTCTACAACAAGGGCTCCGCCATCGACCTCGCCGTGCTCGCCGAGGAGCTGAAGACCAGCCGCCAGCTCGACGAGATCGGCGGCTACGCCTACCTCACGCGGATCAGCGGCAGCATCCCGACCACGGCCCAGGCCGGTTATTTCATCGAAAAAGTCCGCGAACTGCACCTGCTCCGCGAGATCATCCGCGCGGCGACCCATGCGGTGGAAAATTGTTACGAGTACACCGGCGGCCTCCAGGAATTCGTGGACAAGGTGGAGCAGGATATCTTCCGCGTCACCCAGGAGCGCGTCGGCGACGGCGCCCGCTCCATGCGCGAGCCCACCCGCGAAGCGATGACGGTGGTCAACAAGATGTTCATGAAACGCGGCGAGCTCACCGGCGTTTCCACCGGTTTCAAGGACCTCGACCGCTTCATGTTCGGCCTCCAGAAGCAGGAAATGATCGTCCTCGCCGGCCGCCCTTCCTGTGGCAAGACGTCGCTGGCGATGAACATCGCCGAGCACGCCGCGCTCCCGCTCAAGGGCGCCGGTGTGGCCACGCTGGTCTTCTCGCTCGAAATGTCCGCCGCGCAGCTCGCCCTGCGTCTCCTTTGCAGCCGTTCGCGCGTCAACATGCACCTGCTCCGCGACGGCCTGCTCTCGAAAAACGGCGACGACCACCAGCGCCTCCTCCAGGTCGCCGACGAGTTCACCAACTCTCCCCTCTTCGTGGACGACAGCAGCGCGCTCACCATCATGGAACTGCGCGCCAAGGCCCGCCGCCTCGCCGCCCGCCAGCCCCTCGGCCTGATCATCGTCGACTACCTCCAGCTCATCAGTCCGACCGACCCCAAGGTCCCTCGTGAACAGCAGGTTGCCGAGGCATCGCGCGGCCTGAAGGCCCTCGCCAAGGAGCTCGACGTGCCGGTCATCGTCCTCGCCCAGCTCAACCGTTCCGCCGAAAAGGAAAGCCGCACGCCGCGCCTCTCCGACCTGCGCGAATCCGGCTCCATCGAGCAGGATGCCGACGTCGTCCTGATGCTCTCCCGGCCCAGGGACGCCGACGACAAATTTCAGGTAGCTGGCGACAAGATGGAGTTATACGTTGCCAAGAATCGTAACGGCGAGGTAGGGGAAACGACTTTGACATTCCTGAAGAACATAACGCGCTTTGAAAACTACACTCCGTAA
- a CDS encoding outer membrane protein assembly complex, YaeT protein, which yields MSYVSCLLFASACALAFLSTIVPDAFAQAPAQPPTIAVTPPASDARVGTITVKFVGTANVNEQVVRANMQLTEGGPVDEALIDRDIRALYRTGQFELIEFKRDTRSGGLVDIQVELTPKFRVLRVDFTGIDKIKRKRLEREIRTRPNLALDERQVKEDAQKLKEFYQKSGYNQATVNYTIDRDRNSGFGTIVFQISEGEKVKIKRVDFTGNEHLPTKKLRKVMTTRKWNIFSWITDTGRLRDEAFDEDLEKLRDAFREEGLLDVEIDPAKIRYEYPSAKKLVITIPVVEGRQYHVGDIRITGNTLYTTDELRAVLRQTTGKIFAPSLIDKDARNLEETYGKDGYIDARVQVIRRPNLTTGAIDLEYSFREGEKYYVESIKLEGNTKTKSIVILRELNIGPGEVFNIQRMNISKLRLENTRFFEEVNMTPEATNIPGRRNLKIAVREGRTGNLTFGAGFSTLDSVILFAEVSQSNFDLFHRKSLFQGDGQKFRLRLQVGSRSNEAILSFEEPWFLERELALGFSLYRTSTDYNNQLYNEVRIGANVYLRKRLIELIEGKIGYTIEQVEMKDIDSDAPWNLKAEEGKQDVSKLTFTLLRDTRDRLINTSRGNRVEFTTTYAGGALGGDADYYGLELRASQYIPTFETLNQVLSVIGRVGVLDGDYVPYFDQYFLGGPSTLRGFEYRQVGPKQGDGIYDHTPSGTSGNGEPMGGKSYGMLSIEYTFDIVEPLRFAIFYDAGFVNRDAYDFDPSNYNDNFGFGIRIMIMGAPLSLDYGIPITSDRFNDSGGQFNFSFGTRF from the coding sequence GTGAGCTACGTGTCCTGCCTCCTTTTCGCCAGCGCGTGCGCGCTCGCCTTCCTGTCGACGATCGTTCCGGATGCGTTTGCCCAGGCGCCCGCGCAGCCTCCGACCATCGCGGTCACGCCGCCTGCGAGCGATGCCCGTGTCGGCACGATCACCGTGAAATTCGTCGGCACCGCCAACGTCAACGAGCAGGTCGTGCGCGCCAACATGCAACTCACCGAAGGCGGTCCCGTCGACGAGGCCCTGATCGACCGCGACATCCGCGCGCTTTACCGCACCGGCCAGTTCGAGCTCATCGAGTTCAAACGCGACACCCGCTCCGGCGGCCTTGTCGATATCCAGGTCGAGCTCACGCCCAAATTCCGCGTCCTCCGCGTGGATTTCACCGGCATCGACAAGATCAAGCGCAAGCGCCTCGAACGGGAAATCAGGACCCGGCCCAACCTCGCCCTCGACGAGCGTCAGGTGAAGGAAGACGCCCAGAAGCTGAAGGAGTTTTACCAGAAATCCGGCTACAACCAGGCCACCGTCAACTACACCATCGACCGTGACCGCAACAGCGGCTTCGGCACCATCGTTTTCCAGATCAGCGAAGGCGAGAAGGTCAAGATCAAGCGCGTGGACTTCACCGGCAACGAACACCTGCCGACCAAGAAGCTCCGCAAGGTCATGACCACCCGCAAGTGGAACATCTTTTCCTGGATCACCGACACCGGCCGCCTGCGGGACGAGGCCTTTGACGAGGACCTCGAAAAACTCCGCGACGCCTTCCGCGAGGAAGGTCTGCTCGACGTCGAGATCGATCCGGCAAAAATCCGCTACGAGTACCCGAGCGCCAAAAAACTCGTCATCACCATCCCCGTCGTCGAAGGACGCCAGTACCACGTCGGCGACATCAGGATCACCGGCAACACCCTCTATACCACCGACGAGCTCCGCGCCGTCCTCCGCCAGACGACCGGCAAGATCTTCGCTCCCTCGCTGATCGACAAGGACGCCCGCAACCTCGAGGAAACCTATGGCAAGGACGGCTACATCGACGCCCGCGTCCAGGTCATCCGCCGCCCCAATCTCACCACCGGAGCCATCGACCTCGAATACTCCTTCCGGGAAGGCGAGAAGTACTACGTCGAGTCCATCAAGCTCGAGGGCAACACCAAGACCAAGTCCATCGTCATCCTGCGCGAACTCAACATCGGCCCCGGCGAGGTGTTCAACATCCAGCGGATGAACATTTCCAAGCTCCGCCTCGAAAACACCCGCTTCTTCGAGGAGGTCAACATGACCCCCGAGGCGACCAACATCCCCGGCCGCCGCAATCTCAAGATCGCCGTCCGCGAAGGCCGCACCGGCAACCTCACCTTCGGCGCCGGTTTCAGCACGCTCGACAGCGTCATCCTCTTCGCCGAAGTCTCCCAGTCCAACTTCGACCTGTTCCACCGCAAGTCGCTCTTCCAGGGCGACGGCCAGAAATTCCGCCTCCGCCTCCAGGTCGGCTCCCGCTCCAACGAGGCCATCCTTTCGTTCGAAGAACCCTGGTTCCTCGAACGCGAACTCGCCCTCGGTTTCTCCCTCTACCGCACCTCGACCGACTACAACAACCAGCTCTACAACGAAGTGCGCATCGGCGCCAACGTCTACCTCCGCAAGCGCCTGATCGAGCTCATCGAAGGCAAGATCGGCTACACCATCGAGCAGGTCGAGATGAAGGACATCGACAGCGACGCGCCCTGGAACCTCAAGGCGGAGGAAGGCAAGCAGGACGTTTCCAAGCTCACCTTCACGCTCCTGCGCGACACCCGCGACCGCCTCATCAACACCTCCCGGGGCAACCGCGTCGAATTCACCACCACCTACGCCGGCGGCGCCCTCGGCGGCGACGCCGACTACTACGGCCTCGAACTGCGCGCCTCGCAGTACATTCCCACCTTCGAGACCCTCAACCAGGTGCTTTCCGTCATCGGCCGCGTCGGCGTGCTCGACGGTGATTACGTTCCCTACTTCGACCAGTACTTCCTGGGCGGTCCCAGCACCCTGCGCGGCTTCGAGTATCGCCAGGTCGGCCCCAAGCAGGGTGACGGCATTTACGATCACACCCCGTCGGGCACTAGCGGCAACGGCGAGCCCATGGGCGGCAAGTCCTACGGCATGCTCAGCATCGAGTACACCTTTGACATCGTGGAGCCCCTCCGCTTTGCCATCTTTTACGACGCCGGTTTCGTCAACCGCGACGCCTACGATTTCGATCCCTCGAATTACAACGACAACTTCGGCTTCGGTATCCGCATCATGATCATGGGCGCGCCGCTCAGCCTCGACTACGGCATCCCCATCACCAGCGACCGATTCAACGACAGCGGCGGACAATTTAACTTTTCTTTTGGCACCCGTTTCTGA
- a CDS encoding membrane protein codes for MKKLIQSIIALASFGFVAAGVSAQPAPKIFFIDMAKVYDGHYETEEQNNKLKDEEKKAQDEIKRLNDEGNALVEQLKQIQADAQSPTLSADAKNKLQADFQAKGEEINKKKAEVQNFAQNARNSFQQRIKAFREVMLEKLGKTATDIAKRKGATILIDKSGPSLLGISPVIYFDPSYDITDEVIAEVNKGRGTAPSATPAAKPAPAPAPAANTGGSTGIAFPAGK; via the coding sequence ATGAAGAAACTCATTCAATCCATCATTGCACTCGCTTCCTTCGGCTTCGTGGCCGCAGGTGTCAGTGCCCAGCCGGCCCCCAAGATCTTCTTTATCGACATGGCCAAGGTTTACGACGGCCACTACGAAACCGAAGAGCAGAACAACAAGCTCAAGGACGAGGAAAAGAAGGCCCAGGACGAGATCAAGCGCCTCAACGACGAAGGCAACGCGCTCGTCGAGCAACTCAAGCAGATCCAGGCCGATGCGCAGAGCCCGACGCTCAGCGCCGACGCCAAGAACAAGCTCCAGGCCGACTTCCAGGCCAAAGGCGAGGAGATCAACAAGAAGAAGGCCGAAGTGCAGAACTTCGCCCAGAACGCCCGCAACTCCTTCCAGCAGCGCATCAAGGCATTCCGCGAAGTCATGCTCGAGAAGCTCGGCAAGACGGCGACCGACATCGCCAAGCGCAAGGGTGCCACCATCCTCATCGACAAGTCCGGACCTTCGCTTCTCGGCATTTCGCCCGTGATCTATTTCGATCCTTCCTACGATATCACCGACGAGGTGATCGCCGAAGTGAACAAGGGCCGCGGGACCGCCCCCAGCGCCACTCCGGCCGCGAAGCCGGCACCGGCTCCGGCCCCTGCCGCCAACACCGGCGGCAGCACCGGCATCGCCTTCCCCGCCGGCAAGTAA
- a CDS encoding glycine cleavage system protein T, producing MTAASVSLLRTPLRDFHARHGARLVDFAGWEMPVQYRSILEEHKAVRQAAGLFDVSHMGEFDVRGPDAARFLDHVVTNDVSRLFPGRILYSPMCDADGGVIDDLLIYMRGPEDYFLCVNAGNIAADFAWLREQAAAGDFDVALADRSAGYGLLAIQGPRAAGIVQALTDAKLDDIRTYHFGEGAVAGVPCLLSRTGYTGEDGFELYHAADEAVRLAEALLEAGRPHGLVLAGLGARDSLRLEAGYPLYGHELSPEISPLAAGFGWTVKLDKRAAFVGSGALRAEKLAGSRRRVVWFRLDDRRIARADTPVLAAGGDTVAGRVLSGTLSPVLNTAIGSALVDASLAESPLEVDIRGTRLALRPVKPPFVPLRS from the coding sequence ATGACTGCCGCGTCCGTCTCCCTGCTTCGCACCCCGCTTCGTGATTTCCACGCCCGGCATGGCGCGCGCCTGGTCGATTTTGCCGGATGGGAAATGCCTGTCCAGTACCGCAGCATCCTCGAGGAGCACAAGGCGGTGCGCCAGGCAGCGGGCCTGTTCGATGTCAGCCATATGGGTGAATTCGATGTCCGCGGCCCCGATGCCGCCCGGTTTCTCGATCACGTGGTGACCAACGACGTCTCGCGGCTCTTTCCCGGCCGCATCCTCTACTCGCCCATGTGTGATGCCGACGGCGGTGTGATCGACGACCTGCTGATCTACATGCGCGGGCCGGAGGATTATTTTCTCTGCGTCAACGCCGGCAATATCGCCGCCGATTTTGCCTGGCTGCGCGAACAGGCCGCGGCCGGCGATTTTGATGTCGCCCTTGCCGACCGGTCGGCCGGGTACGGCTTGCTCGCGATCCAGGGCCCGCGTGCGGCCGGCATCGTGCAGGCGCTGACCGATGCGAAACTCGACGACATCCGCACCTATCATTTCGGCGAAGGCGCGGTGGCCGGCGTGCCCTGCCTGCTCAGCCGCACCGGCTATACGGGCGAAGACGGTTTTGAACTCTACCACGCGGCGGACGAGGCCGTGAGACTGGCCGAGGCGCTCCTCGAAGCCGGTCGCCCGCACGGACTCGTGCTCGCCGGACTCGGCGCACGCGACAGCCTTCGCCTCGAGGCCGGCTACCCGCTTTACGGCCACGAACTCTCTCCGGAGATCTCTCCGCTCGCCGCCGGTTTCGGCTGGACGGTCAAGCTCGACAAACGCGCCGCCTTTGTCGGCTCCGGCGCCTTGCGCGCCGAGAAGCTGGCCGGCAGCCGGCGACGCGTCGTCTGGTTCCGCCTCGACGACCGGCGTATTGCGAGAGCGGATACGCCGGTGCTGGCCGCAGGCGGCGACACGGTCGCCGGCCGCGTCCTTTCCGGCACGCTGTCGCCGGTGCTCAACACGGCCATCGGCTCGGCCCTGGTCGACGCCTCGCTGGCGGAGTCGCCGCTGGAAGTGGACATCCGTGGCACGCGGCTTGCATTGCGCCCCGTGAAACCGCCCTTCGTCCCGCTCCGGTCATGA
- a CDS encoding glycine cleavage system protein H translates to MSNVPASFLYAKSHEWLQPTGADTATIGITDYAQASLGDITYVQLPKVGATFAAGESFGVVESVKAASDIYAPVALTVVEINADLDAEPQRVNQSPYDEGWLIRVKLAAPLDQLAPGALLDATAYTAAIGE, encoded by the coding sequence ATGAGCAACGTACCCGCCTCCTTCCTCTACGCGAAATCGCACGAGTGGCTGCAGCCGACCGGCGCCGACACCGCGACCATCGGCATCACCGATTATGCCCAGGCCAGCCTGGGGGACATCACCTATGTCCAGTTGCCGAAAGTCGGCGCGACCTTCGCGGCGGGTGAATCGTTCGGCGTGGTGGAATCGGTCAAGGCGGCTTCGGACATCTACGCGCCGGTGGCGCTGACGGTGGTCGAAATCAACGCCGATCTCGATGCCGAACCGCAACGGGTGAACCAGTCCCCCTACGACGAGGGCTGGCTGATCCGTGTGAAACTCGCCGCCCCGCTCGACCAGCTTGCGCCCGGCGCCCTGCTCGACGCCACCGCCTACACCGCCGCGATCGGCGAGTAA
- a CDS encoding ABC transporter → MPQIVVRNLQKVFHIAERTAGMRGAVRGLVARRHREVRALDGVSFDLQPGELVGYIGPNGAGKSTTVKIMSGILVPDGGECLVRGRVPWRERRRHVAEIGVVFGQRTQLWWDLPVIESFELLRDIYRVPPDRYASARDELVALLSLETLLDVPVRQLSLGQRMRCDLAAALLHAPPILFLDEPTIGLDAPSKLAVRDFVRRLNRERGVTVILTTHDMDDIEALCTRVMVIADGRLLSDGSLADLRRRFGRERWLTLDLADEPNGRPGGGDPEPAAALLAEPHTRVVRHDGGRICLAFDPETVPPGDLIARITARHAVRDLFVENPPIEEIVARIYAGGARGDTGSSDHGREGRTG, encoded by the coding sequence ATGCCACAGATCGTCGTCCGGAATCTGCAAAAGGTCTTCCACATCGCCGAGCGTACGGCGGGCATGCGGGGGGCTGTTCGCGGTCTGGTGGCGCGGCGGCACCGGGAGGTGCGTGCCCTTGACGGTGTGTCGTTCGATCTGCAACCGGGAGAACTGGTCGGCTACATCGGCCCCAACGGCGCGGGGAAATCCACCACGGTGAAAATCATGTCGGGCATCCTCGTCCCCGATGGCGGCGAATGCCTCGTGCGCGGCCGCGTGCCGTGGCGGGAACGGCGCCGCCACGTCGCGGAGATCGGCGTGGTCTTCGGCCAGCGCACCCAGTTGTGGTGGGATTTGCCGGTGATCGAGTCGTTTGAATTGCTGCGCGACATCTATCGCGTGCCGCCGGATCGCTACGCCTCCGCGCGCGACGAACTGGTGGCCCTGCTTTCGCTGGAGACGTTGCTCGATGTGCCGGTGCGCCAGCTCTCGCTCGGGCAACGCATGCGCTGCGACTTGGCGGCGGCGTTGCTGCACGCGCCGCCGATCCTGTTTCTCGACGAACCGACGATCGGGCTCGACGCTCCCTCGAAACTCGCCGTGCGCGATTTTGTGCGCCGGCTGAACCGCGAGCGCGGCGTGACCGTCATCCTGACGACCCACGACATGGACGACATCGAGGCGCTCTGCACCCGCGTGATGGTCATCGCGGACGGGCGGCTGCTCAGCGACGGTTCGCTCGCCGACCTGCGGCGCCGGTTCGGGCGCGAGCGCTGGCTGACCCTCGACCTGGCGGACGAGCCCAACGGCAGGCCGGGCGGTGGCGATCCGGAGCCGGCGGCGGCGCTGCTGGCGGAGCCGCACACGCGGGTGGTGCGCCACGACGGCGGGCGGATCTGTCTGGCGTTTGATCCGGAAACCGTGCCGCCCGGCGACCTGATCGCACGCATCACGGCGCGCCATGCCGTGCGCGATCTGTTCGTGGAAAACCCGCCCATCGAGGAAATCGTGGCGCGGATTTATGCGGGCGGCGCGCGCGGCGACACCGGCAGCAGCGACCACGGCAGGGAAGGCCGCACAGGATGA
- a CDS encoding ABC transporter permease produces the protein MKPLLAIVRTRFLLLLHYRAAALAGLVTQLFFGLLVVAVMRAFYASAKDAPPLDFAQVVTYTWLGQAFFTLLPWRVDPDVKALVASGGLATELLRPVDLYAGWFARAVALKTAPVVLRAIPMFVVALLLLGMQPPASVGAAGLWMLAIAGAVALSSAFTVLMNLSMLWTLSADGIQFLMPVAVIFLSGQLVPLPLLPDWLQPALAALPFRGLIDTPHRVWLGDLAGGSAWAALAHQWIWIVVLVLTGRGLLAAGMRRVVIQGG, from the coding sequence ATGAAGCCGCTGCTCGCCATCGTGAGGACGCGCTTCCTGCTGTTGCTGCACTACCGGGCGGCGGCGCTGGCGGGGCTGGTCACGCAACTGTTTTTCGGGCTGCTGGTGGTGGCGGTGATGCGGGCATTTTACGCATCGGCAAAAGACGCGCCGCCCCTCGATTTCGCGCAGGTCGTCACCTACACGTGGCTCGGGCAGGCGTTTTTTACGTTGTTGCCGTGGCGGGTGGACCCGGACGTGAAGGCGCTCGTCGCTTCGGGCGGCCTCGCGACCGAGCTGTTGCGCCCGGTCGACCTGTATGCGGGCTGGTTTGCGCGCGCGGTGGCGCTGAAGACGGCGCCTGTCGTGCTGCGGGCGATACCGATGTTCGTGGTGGCCCTGCTGTTGCTCGGCATGCAGCCGCCGGCATCGGTCGGGGCGGCCGGATTGTGGATGCTGGCGATTGCCGGCGCCGTGGCGTTGTCGAGCGCGTTCACCGTGCTGATGAACCTTTCGATGCTGTGGACGCTGAGCGCGGACGGCATCCAGTTCCTGATGCCGGTGGCGGTGATTTTTCTCTCGGGCCAGCTCGTGCCGCTGCCGCTCTTGCCGGACTGGCTGCAACCGGCGCTGGCGGCGCTGCCGTTTCGCGGGCTGATCGACACGCCGCATCGCGTGTGGCTTGGCGACCTCGCGGGTGGCTCGGCGTGGGCGGCGCTGGCGCATCAGTGGATATGGATTGTCGTGCTGGTGCTGACGGGCCGCGGCCTGCTGGCCGCGGGGATGCGGCGGGTCGTCATCCAGGGAGGCTGA
- a CDS encoding universal stress protein UspA gives MKTLLVPVDFSGATRALLATVEKLATPGARVFFLHSLTPPIVTTDYGVGVEMLHETIALARKTAVRQLEHLVKTAEARGFKAAAILENGPAAPAIVETARKRKVDAIVLGAHGHTALYNLIIGSTTQAVLKKATCPVVVVPPARTRAVAKKKK, from the coding sequence ATGAAAACCCTCCTCGTCCCCGTTGATTTCTCGGGTGCCACCCGCGCCCTGCTTGCCACCGTCGAAAAGCTCGCCACGCCCGGCGCCCGTGTGTTTTTCCTGCACAGCCTGACGCCGCCGATAGTGACGACCGATTACGGCGTGGGAGTCGAAATGCTCCACGAGACCATCGCCCTCGCAAGGAAGACCGCCGTCCGTCAGCTCGAGCATCTGGTCAAGACCGCGGAGGCGCGCGGTTTCAAGGCGGCGGCGATTCTCGAAAACGGCCCGGCCGCGCCCGCCATTGTGGAGACGGCCCGCAAGCGCAAGGTCGATGCGATCGTCCTCGGCGCGCATGGCCACACCGCGCTCTACAACCTGATCATCGGCAGCACCACCCAGGCGGTTCTGAAAAAAGCAACCTGCCCCGTCGTCGTGGTGCCTCCGGCCAGGACCAGGGCGGTCGCAAAGAAGAAAAAGTGA